Proteins from a single region of Mytilus trossulus isolate FHL-02 chromosome 2, PNRI_Mtr1.1.1.hap1, whole genome shotgun sequence:
- the LOC134707264 gene encoding temptin-like yields the protein MIKVCAVLLTILTLVLSRPDFRDKIPSGYRVPNPCRIPATWNPVGHYNPEHFTSIKNPFGLDFRENDFKWNATLCKKDSDRDGMTNGDELGDPDCKWRPGQQTYNPVGHPGICEPIGDPSCLYQRFKCDCMENCDGLYGDITYPDHN from the exons ATGATCAAAGTTTGCGCAGTACTATTAACTATCTTAACACTGGTTCTTAGTAGGCCAGACTTCCGAGATAAAATACCAAGTGGGTATCGTGTTCCTAATCCGTGTAGAATACCTGCAACATGGAACCCAGTGGGCCATTATAATCCAGAACATTTCACGTCAATTAAAAATCCATTTGGTCTT GATTTCAGAGAAAATGATTTCAAGTGGAATGCTACTTTATGTAAGAAAGATTCCGACAGAGATGGGATGACGAACGGAGACGAGCTGGGAGACCCAGACTGTAAATGGCGTCCAGGTCAACAAACATACAATCCAGTAGGACATCCTG GTATTTGTGAACCGATTGGAGATCCGTCTTGTTTGTATCAACGTTTCAAGTGTGACTGTATGGAAAATTGTGATGGTTTATACGGAGATATAACTTATCCAGATCACAACTAA